The following proteins are encoded in a genomic region of Sorangiineae bacterium MSr12523:
- a CDS encoding KGG domain-containing protein, with the protein MAQQHNQHTSNQGTSNRGFASMDEQKQREIASKGGQAAHEKGTAHEFTSEEAREAGRKGGEAVSQDREHMAEIGRKGGEARSANSQSSSNQGGSHRGQGGNQQGQRGGTSEQHAKAGSQSHKNR; encoded by the coding sequence ATGGCTCAGCAACACAACCAGCACACTTCGAATCAGGGGACCAGCAATCGCGGCTTCGCCTCGATGGATGAGCAGAAACAGCGCGAGATCGCGAGCAAGGGCGGCCAGGCTGCCCATGAGAAGGGCACCGCGCACGAATTCACCAGCGAAGAGGCGCGGGAAGCGGGCCGTAAAGGTGGTGAGGCCGTGAGCCAGGATCGCGAGCACATGGCCGAGATTGGCCGCAAAGGCGGCGAGGCTCGCAGTGCCAACTCGCAAAGCAGCTCGAACCAGGGCGGCTCCCACCGTGGCCAAGGCGGCAATCAACAAGGGCAACGCGGCGGGACCTCCGAGCAGCACGCCAAGGCCGGCTCCCAGAGCCACAAGAACAGGTAG
- a CDS encoding MBL fold metallo-hydrolase — translation MDGVTKHSLRGRLASHCLLLETGRSLALIDTGYGLPDIAHPRSRLSNFFLALLKPELHESMTAVRQIQRLGFDPKDVQHIVLSHLDFDHAGGLDDFPQATVHLLGTEIDSAASQKTVIDRLRYRPQQWNTRAQWRGYAADAGEAWFGFEHVRELEGIGPEVLMVPLIGHTLGHAGVAIRCDERWLLYAADAYFFHAEMDERPRCTPGLRLYQTMMEKNRRLRLLNQRRLRQLRLASKGEIDIFCAHDIGEFEQHGGHSHHEPAQMARPAQKVRPVDVGAIHSV, via the coding sequence ATGGACGGTGTTACGAAGCATTCGCTTCGCGGCCGGCTTGCATCCCATTGCCTGCTCCTGGAGACGGGCCGCTCCCTCGCGCTCATCGACACGGGTTACGGTCTACCGGACATCGCGCACCCCCGAAGCCGATTGAGCAACTTCTTCCTCGCGCTGTTGAAGCCCGAACTCCACGAGTCCATGACGGCAGTCCGGCAAATCCAGCGACTCGGGTTCGATCCCAAAGACGTGCAACACATTGTACTCTCGCACCTCGATTTCGACCACGCCGGCGGACTCGATGATTTTCCGCAAGCCACGGTGCACCTCTTGGGCACGGAAATCGATTCAGCTGCATCGCAAAAGACGGTCATCGACCGATTGCGATATCGCCCGCAGCAGTGGAACACGCGTGCGCAATGGCGGGGCTACGCGGCGGACGCGGGCGAAGCATGGTTCGGATTCGAGCATGTACGAGAGCTCGAGGGCATCGGACCGGAAGTCCTCATGGTTCCTCTGATTGGCCACACCCTGGGGCACGCCGGCGTTGCCATTCGATGTGACGAGCGGTGGCTGCTCTATGCAGCCGATGCCTACTTTTTCCACGCCGAGATGGATGAGCGCCCTCGATGCACGCCGGGACTGCGGTTGTATCAAACCATGATGGAAAAGAATCGGCGCCTCCGGCTTTTGAACCAACGGCGCCTTCGTCAGCTTCGCCTGGCAAGCAAAGGCGAGATCGACATCTTCTGCGCACACGATATTGGCGAATTCGAGCAGCATGGCGGGCATTCGCACCACGAACCAGCGCAGATGGCCCGACCGGCTCAGAAGGTGAGGCCCGTGGACGTGGGCGCCATTCATTCCGTGTGA
- a CDS encoding M20/M25/M40 family metallo-hydrolase — MLNTAESQSASIATWIDSDIRKLSMELGERNDGSSDRGRRLRAALDHVSTIFREAGRDPTEVGSTMIDGNGLLNVECTVPGTRNSEQHVVLGAHIDSARGAPGADDNASGVAMLLGLARVLGTRRFPRTVHLVAFVNEEPPHTRRPTMGSLDYARQLRRRGIDVTCMVSLESLGFDPAARPQDARWIGRRFGGLYFVSNLASRQWCDLAHRAFRHACGMSALRIAAPGFLPGIRSSDHWSFWKMGFPAIMVTDGGPLVYKHYHRPSDTAEKVDVAKLVRMVPGMMSMLARLAGVPVCGVMKPPSV; from the coding sequence ATGCTGAACACTGCCGAGAGTCAGTCTGCATCCATCGCAACCTGGATCGACAGCGATATCCGTAAGCTCTCCATGGAGCTGGGTGAGCGAAACGATGGATCCTCGGACCGAGGGCGCCGCCTTCGTGCGGCGCTCGACCATGTCAGTACGATATTCCGCGAAGCAGGCCGAGACCCCACGGAGGTCGGCTCGACCATGATCGACGGCAACGGGCTTCTCAACGTGGAATGCACGGTGCCCGGGACCCGCAACTCGGAGCAGCACGTCGTCCTCGGCGCGCACATCGACAGCGCGCGCGGAGCCCCCGGTGCCGACGATAACGCGTCGGGAGTAGCCATGTTGCTCGGATTGGCACGAGTTCTGGGGACGCGCCGTTTTCCACGGACCGTGCACCTCGTGGCCTTCGTGAACGAGGAGCCACCGCACACGCGCCGCCCCACCATGGGAAGCCTCGACTATGCGCGACAGCTGCGCCGGCGCGGCATCGACGTCACCTGCATGGTGAGCCTCGAAAGCCTGGGCTTCGACCCGGCGGCCCGGCCCCAAGATGCACGGTGGATCGGTCGCCGCTTTGGCGGCCTCTACTTCGTATCGAACTTGGCGTCGAGGCAATGGTGTGACCTAGCCCACCGTGCCTTTCGACACGCGTGCGGTATGAGCGCTCTCAGGATCGCTGCACCGGGCTTTCTTCCAGGGATACGTTCCTCCGACCATTGGTCTTTCTGGAAAATGGGATTCCCCGCCATCATGGTGACCGACGGAGGCCCGCTCGTGTACAAGCATTACCACCGCCCTTCCGACACCGCCGAAAAGGTCGACGTCGCGAAGCTCGTGCGCATGGTACCGGGCATGATGAGCATGTTGGCGCGGCTTGCCGGTGTGCCGGTTTGCGGGGTCATGAAGCCACCATCCGTGTGA
- a CDS encoding NPP1 family protein, giving the protein MATASAIGRQSLPNLLGINFPRVRTRAPATIFRTDMEVLMNRSKSSTIDSNAPASRSTRMRRLGRFVLGSAMGAAVLIPSFARAKVLTPRLDQNADDLDTTYSPAYDYDRDGCYATAAISKNGELNPGLSLGGDLNGHCHDRAQIDNSNTYSRHKCNKNGWCVSIYASYFEKDQNADGSHLYGHTHDIEHVAVWTKDHEVKWVSLSHHNGWQKFDRSSIRFEHGTHPKVVYHKDGVKNHCFRLATGLDEFIVENVTQDWVFPALVGWNGYPSGIREKLMNHGFGEASFKIKDDNFLSTIADAKPSQVPFNPYED; this is encoded by the coding sequence ATGGCGACGGCCAGCGCCATCGGACGCCAGTCGCTTCCCAATTTGCTCGGCATCAATTTCCCTCGCGTTCGAACGCGTGCCCCCGCGACGATATTCCGAACCGATATGGAGGTCCTGATGAACCGTTCCAAGTCGTCGACCATCGATTCCAATGCACCGGCATCCCGCTCGACACGAATGCGGAGGCTGGGTCGATTCGTCCTCGGAAGCGCCATGGGTGCTGCGGTGCTGATACCGAGCTTCGCGCGCGCCAAGGTCCTCACCCCGCGGCTGGACCAGAACGCCGATGATCTGGATACAACCTATTCTCCTGCGTACGACTACGACAGAGACGGCTGTTACGCCACCGCAGCTATCAGCAAGAATGGTGAACTCAATCCCGGGCTGAGCCTAGGCGGTGACTTGAACGGTCATTGTCACGACAGAGCGCAAATCGACAACTCCAATACCTACTCACGGCACAAGTGCAACAAGAACGGTTGGTGTGTGAGTATATACGCCAGTTATTTCGAGAAAGATCAGAATGCGGATGGCAGCCATCTCTATGGACACACCCACGATATCGAGCACGTCGCGGTGTGGACCAAGGACCATGAAGTGAAGTGGGTCTCGCTGTCCCACCACAACGGCTGGCAGAAGTTCGATCGCTCGAGCATACGATTCGAGCATGGCACGCATCCGAAGGTCGTTTATCACAAGGATGGCGTCAAGAACCACTGCTTCCGACTCGCCACGGGCCTCGACGAGTTCATCGTTGAAAACGTGACCCAGGATTGGGTTTTCCCGGCGCTCGTAGGCTGGAACGGTTACCCGTCCGGCATTCGCGAAAAACTCATGAACCACGGCTTCGGCGAAGCGAGCTTCAAGATCAAGGATGACAACTTCCTTTCTACCATCGCGGATGCCAAGCCATCACAAGTCCCGTTCAATCCCTACGAAGATTGA
- a CDS encoding amidohydrolase has product MTYQATITAGVVMIACMASTQCMAENRGVQAAVPLREVDRDIDAVRPKLITWRRDIHSHPELSGQEVRTSRLVAEHLRALGLDVTTEVGGHGVVGVLRGGRPGKVVALRADMDALPVKEATGLPFASTVTAPYMDERAPVMHACGHDGHTAILMGVAEVLARRKASIPGTVKFIFQPAEEGVSDPRAGDAKIGAAAMIAQGVMDRPKVDAIFALHIGPVLPTGTVGYRSGPLLGSADAFEIKIQGKGTHGGLPWKGIDPVITSAEVLVDLQTIVSRQLDINKEPAVISVGSIHGGNRANIIPDSVTMLGTLRTFDDAMRVDAKNRIATITESVANAHGAKGEVHFVAQGTSVTSNDAALTERMIPALLLATNGKAVVTAKLSGTEDFSEYQKMVPGVYVFLGAPPKGKTPETAPPNHSPLFDFDEDAMPVGVRTLTTLALDYLASPSAK; this is encoded by the coding sequence ATGACATATCAAGCGACGATAACGGCGGGCGTCGTCATGATCGCGTGCATGGCATCGACGCAATGCATGGCGGAAAACCGCGGGGTGCAAGCGGCGGTGCCTCTGCGCGAGGTTGACCGCGATATCGATGCCGTTCGCCCGAAGCTCATTACGTGGCGGCGCGACATTCATAGCCATCCCGAGCTTTCAGGGCAGGAAGTGCGCACGTCCAGGCTGGTGGCCGAACATCTGCGCGCGCTCGGTTTGGACGTGACGACCGAAGTGGGCGGACATGGTGTGGTCGGTGTTCTTCGCGGCGGGCGGCCGGGCAAGGTCGTGGCCTTGCGCGCCGATATGGATGCCTTGCCGGTGAAGGAAGCCACGGGGCTGCCGTTTGCATCGACCGTCACCGCGCCGTACATGGACGAGCGCGCACCCGTGATGCATGCGTGTGGACATGACGGGCATACGGCCATTCTCATGGGGGTGGCCGAGGTGCTCGCGCGCCGCAAGGCGAGCATCCCCGGGACGGTGAAGTTCATCTTCCAGCCAGCCGAAGAAGGCGTTTCCGATCCTCGCGCGGGGGATGCGAAAATCGGGGCGGCTGCCATGATCGCGCAGGGCGTGATGGATCGTCCCAAGGTAGACGCCATCTTCGCGCTGCATATCGGGCCTGTGCTTCCGACGGGCACGGTGGGCTACCGCAGCGGGCCGCTGCTGGGGAGTGCCGACGCGTTCGAGATCAAGATTCAAGGGAAGGGGACGCACGGCGGGCTTCCGTGGAAAGGGATCGACCCCGTCATCACGTCAGCCGAGGTGCTGGTCGATTTGCAGACCATCGTGAGCCGGCAGCTCGACATCAACAAGGAGCCGGCGGTCATCTCCGTCGGCTCCATTCATGGCGGCAACCGCGCGAACATCATTCCGGACAGCGTGACCATGCTTGGAACCTTGCGAACGTTCGATGACGCGATGCGGGTGGACGCCAAGAACCGCATTGCGACCATCACGGAGTCGGTCGCCAACGCGCACGGCGCAAAGGGCGAAGTGCATTTTGTGGCCCAGGGAACCAGCGTGACCAGCAACGATGCGGCATTGACCGAACGTATGATTCCGGCGCTGCTCCTGGCGACCAACGGTAAGGCCGTGGTGACAGCCAAACTCAGCGGCACGGAGGACTTTTCCGAGTACCAGAAGATGGTTCCCGGCGTATACGTATTTCTCGGCGCTCCGCCCAAAGGCAAGACGCCGGAAACGGCGCCACCAAATCACTCACCGCTGTTCGACTTCGACGAAGATGCGATGCCAGTGGGCGTGCGCACCCTTACGACGTTAGCGTTGGATTATTTGGCATCACCATCGGCGAAGTGA